Proteins encoded together in one Priestia aryabhattai window:
- a CDS encoding aldo/keto reductase has product MENLQSTTTLANGVKMPWLGLGVYKVEEGQEVVDSVKYAIKAGYKSIDTAKIYENEEGVGQAIKESGVSREELFVTSKVWNADQGYDTTLQAFETSLNKLGLDYLDLYLIHWPVEGKYKDTWKALEKLYKDGKIRAIGVSNFQVHHLEDLIADAEIKPMVNQIEFHPLLTQTEVREYCKKQGIQVEAWSPLAQGELLDNEVLTQIAEKHGKSTAQVILRWDLQNEVVTIPKSTKEHRIIQNADIFDFELNAEEVEKINALNQNHRVGPDPDNFDF; this is encoded by the coding sequence ATGGAAAACTTACAGTCAACAACGACCTTAGCAAACGGCGTTAAAATGCCTTGGTTAGGTCTAGGTGTTTATAAAGTAGAAGAGGGTCAAGAAGTTGTAGATTCAGTTAAATATGCAATAAAGGCTGGATATAAAAGCATCGATACGGCTAAAATTTATGAAAATGAAGAAGGCGTTGGACAAGCGATCAAAGAATCAGGTGTTTCTCGCGAAGAATTATTTGTTACATCAAAAGTATGGAATGCGGATCAAGGCTATGACACAACTCTTCAAGCGTTTGAAACAAGCTTAAACAAGTTAGGTCTTGATTATTTAGATTTATACTTAATTCACTGGCCAGTTGAAGGTAAGTATAAAGATACGTGGAAAGCACTTGAAAAACTTTATAAAGACGGGAAAATTCGTGCAATCGGTGTATCGAACTTCCAAGTTCATCATTTAGAAGACTTAATTGCGGATGCAGAAATTAAGCCGATGGTAAACCAAATCGAGTTTCATCCACTTTTAACACAAACAGAAGTGCGTGAATACTGCAAAAAACAAGGAATCCAAGTGGAAGCTTGGTCGCCGCTTGCACAAGGTGAGTTACTTGATAATGAAGTGTTAACTCAAATTGCTGAAAAGCACGGAAAATCAACTGCTCAAGTTATTTTACGTTGGGACCTGCAAAACGAAGTAGTAACTATTCCTAAATCAACAAAAGAACATCGTATTATCCAAAATGCAGACATATTTGATTTTGAATTAAATGCAGAAGAAGTTGAAAAAATTAACGCATTAAATCAAAATCATCGCGTAGGTCCAGATCCGGATAACTTTGACTTTTAA
- a CDS encoding zinc-binding dehydrogenase, with protein MLLLLQENKLNALVEKVISLDEVPAALDKLATRRVKGKIVAVIDK; from the coding sequence ATGCTTTTGCTTTTACAAGAAAATAAGCTAAATGCTCTCGTGGAAAAAGTTATTTCACTAGACGAAGTGCCAGCAGCATTAGATAAACTGGCGACTCGTCGAGTAAAAGGGAAAATTGTAGCTGTGATAGATAAATGA
- a CDS encoding DUF6985 domain-containing protein, producing the protein MNQILRVHHPLFGSLLYDSAWVGEKQVTFFGQKQHILLTIDGDKEKPFQKQQEEAFRAFWLQGELLLKRTEKALFDYYQQVRDEYRTQVEKDVVDLLVPNIKKRKDIGFLVECIQIFVPEAPHDTRELGLFFECTWEEEHMLAVKFRNEQIAAIGLQEDLF; encoded by the coding sequence ATGAATCAAATATTACGAGTACATCATCCACTTTTTGGATCTTTGTTATATGACTCGGCCTGGGTTGGAGAAAAACAGGTCACTTTCTTTGGACAAAAACAACACATATTATTGACAATTGATGGAGATAAAGAGAAGCCATTTCAAAAACAACAAGAAGAGGCCTTTCGAGCATTTTGGCTTCAAGGCGAATTATTGTTAAAGAGGACGGAAAAAGCTCTTTTTGATTATTATCAACAGGTGCGAGATGAATACAGAACTCAAGTTGAAAAAGACGTGGTAGACTTATTAGTTCCGAATATTAAAAAGCGAAAAGACATCGGTTTTTTAGTTGAGTGTATTCAAATCTTTGTCCCTGAAGCACCTCATGATACAAGAGAACTTGGTTTGTTTTTTGAATGCACGTGGGAAGAAGAGCATATGTTAGCTGTAAAGTTTAGAAATGAACAAATTGCCGCTATTGGCTTACAAGAGGATTTATTCTAG
- a CDS encoding HlyD family efflux transporter periplasmic adaptor subunit has product MSRGRLILMNFIGIIVVLALIIGGGYYYIQKSNYVSTDNAKVSGDLYTVVAPAAGKVASWNIEEGKDVSKDDEVAKIQSEDGEKTVTVPENGKIIKTQVKENQMVQAGQQIASEVDMNNLFIIANIKEDKLKDIEAGDDVDVTVDGDTKTTIDGKVEEIGYATNSIFSLMPSSNSDGNYTKVSQTVPVKISISNYSENVLPGMNAEVKISKN; this is encoded by the coding sequence ATGTCAAGAGGGCGTTTAATTTTAATGAACTTTATCGGAATTATTGTAGTATTAGCTTTAATTATTGGTGGAGGATACTATTATATTCAAAAATCTAATTATGTATCCACAGACAACGCAAAAGTGTCCGGCGACCTTTATACAGTAGTAGCGCCAGCGGCAGGTAAAGTAGCAAGCTGGAACATTGAAGAAGGTAAAGATGTTTCAAAAGACGATGAAGTAGCTAAAATCCAATCAGAAGATGGAGAAAAAACAGTTACAGTACCAGAAAATGGAAAAATCATCAAAACACAGGTAAAAGAAAATCAAATGGTTCAAGCTGGTCAACAAATTGCTAGCGAAGTAGATATGAATAACTTATTCATCATTGCAAACATTAAAGAAGACAAATTAAAAGATATTGAAGCTGGCGATGACGTTGATGTAACAGTTGACGGAGATACTAAAACAACAATCGATGGAAAAGTAGAAGAAATCGGTTATGCAACAAACTCAATTTTCTCATTAATGCCAAGCTCTAATTCAGACGGCAACTATACTAAAGTATCACAAACAGTTCCTGTTAAAATCTCTATTTCTAACTACTCTGAAAACGTACTACCAGGTATGAACGCAGAAGTTAAAATCTCTAAAAACTAA
- a CDS encoding ABC transporter ATP-binding protein, with protein sequence MMKGPVVKPKNAKKTLHRIWSYMGKRKPPLVAAIILVIVTSLLNLLGPYLIGVIIDEHIIPKDISGTIRMSLTLAGIYITTSLLTWLQTYLMVNVSFTTIGMLRQDLFAKLQTLSLRFFDKRAHGELMSRVTNDIDNLNNALSQSVIQALSSILSLIGITIAMFSLNWILAIITLIVIPLMVIIVRQILKRSSENFVKRQKDLGELNGFVEEAISGGEVVTIFSKEKDFLTVFNERNEQLRSSATKAETFSGFLGPVTNFINNLGLALVIGAGAFMAVQGSVTVGMIASFVNYSRQFSRPISQMANLVNTILSAMAGAERVFEIMDEQPDVTNKPNALSVTKFAGDVAFENVSFGYTDKKIILKNVTITAKKGEMVALVGPTGSGKTTIINLLTRFYDIANGEIKIDGRSISDYNIHDLRNRIGIVLQDTYLFSGTIADNIRFGKLDASNEEVKSAAKMANAHSFIKHLPQQYDTVISAGGGNLSEGQKQLLSIARAMLSDCDILILDEATSNIDTKTEIDIQRGMSNLLKGKTSFVIAHRLKTIENADQILVLKDGQIIEEGNHRELLEQQGFYHKLYTQQFTI encoded by the coding sequence ATGATGAAAGGCCCTGTAGTTAAGCCAAAGAATGCTAAAAAAACACTGCACAGAATTTGGTCATATATGGGGAAACGAAAACCTCCGCTTGTGGCTGCGATTATCTTAGTCATCGTGACTTCCCTGCTTAATTTATTAGGGCCTTATTTAATTGGGGTTATTATTGATGAGCATATTATTCCCAAAGATATCAGCGGAACGATACGAATGTCACTCACTCTTGCAGGAATTTATATTACGACATCTTTGTTAACATGGCTGCAAACCTATTTAATGGTGAACGTTTCGTTTACGACTATTGGAATGCTCCGCCAAGATTTATTTGCAAAGCTTCAGACTCTCTCTCTTCGCTTTTTTGACAAGCGAGCTCACGGAGAGTTAATGAGCCGAGTCACGAATGATATTGATAATTTAAACAATGCTCTGAGTCAAAGCGTTATTCAAGCTCTGTCTTCTATTTTGTCTTTAATCGGCATTACCATTGCGATGTTCTCGCTCAACTGGATTCTTGCAATTATCACGCTGATTGTTATTCCATTAATGGTTATAATCGTTCGACAAATATTAAAACGAAGCAGTGAAAATTTTGTCAAACGACAAAAAGACTTAGGTGAGCTAAACGGCTTTGTAGAAGAAGCGATCTCTGGAGGAGAAGTTGTTACGATTTTTAGTAAGGAAAAAGACTTTTTAACTGTTTTTAATGAACGAAACGAACAGCTAAGAAGTTCAGCAACAAAAGCAGAAACATTTTCAGGCTTTTTAGGTCCTGTCACAAACTTTATTAACAACTTAGGCTTAGCACTAGTGATTGGAGCGGGAGCATTTATGGCTGTTCAAGGTAGCGTTACAGTTGGGATGATCGCTTCATTTGTTAACTACTCACGTCAGTTCTCTCGCCCAATCAGTCAAATGGCAAACTTAGTAAACACCATTCTTTCGGCTATGGCCGGCGCAGAGCGTGTGTTTGAAATTATGGATGAGCAGCCAGACGTCACAAACAAGCCAAACGCTCTTTCTGTTACAAAATTTGCAGGAGACGTTGCTTTTGAGAACGTATCATTTGGCTATACTGACAAAAAAATAATTTTAAAAAATGTTACAATTACAGCAAAAAAAGGTGAAATGGTTGCTTTGGTTGGTCCGACAGGCTCCGGTAAAACAACAATCATTAACTTGCTCACACGATTTTATGACATCGCAAACGGAGAAATTAAAATTGACGGCCGCTCCATCAGTGACTATAACATCCATGATTTAAGAAACCGAATCGGCATTGTTCTTCAAGATACCTATTTATTTTCTGGTACGATTGCGGATAACATTCGATTTGGCAAATTAGATGCCAGCAATGAAGAAGTGAAAAGCGCAGCAAAAATGGCAAATGCTCATTCTTTTATCAAGCACCTGCCGCAGCAATACGATACCGTGATTTCAGCCGGTGGTGGAAATTTAAGTGAAGGCCAAAAGCAGCTTTTATCGATTGCTCGAGCCATGCTCTCTGACTGTGATATTTTAATTTTAGACGAAGCTACTTCCAATATTGATACAAAAACAGAAATTGATATTCAAAGAGGAATGAGTAATCTATTAAAAGGAAAAACAAGCTTTGTGATTGCCCACCGCCTCAAAACGATTGAAAATGCAGATCAAATTCTTGTCTTAAAAGACGGACAAATTATTGAAGAAGGAAATCATCGCGAGCTGCTAGAGCAACAAGGGTTTTACCACAAGCTCTATACGCAGCAGTTTACCATTTAA
- a CDS encoding ABC transporter ATP-binding protein: MNTIKSLYPYLKPYKWLALFAPLLMVIEVLADLLQPTIMQHIIDYGIANNNQTYVITRSILMLMLAIIGLAAGIVCAILSTKAAVNFSTDIRKSLFEKIENLSNSNRDKLGTGHLITVMTNDVTSVQNALNMTLKVLVRGPLLFAGSIVIVLLTARSLFPIIVVVVPILFLCIWFVITKAGKLFKKVQQRVDRVNTKVQENLSGMRVVKAYVRESYEINQFKQANNSLTRANMSAVQLISLLMPVILFVVNIGMVATLWLGGLQVEADKIEAGVILAFINYLTIILNGLMSSSMVLMQITRAFPSAERIDSVLKTKIDIPPANSAAQINRLKGDLSFQNVTYSYSKNGENVLKDISFTARHGETIGIIGSTGSGKSTLAKLISRLYDPDDGQIFIDGKNLTDYDVKELRLSIGFIPQKATLFTGTIDMNIRMGKEHASSSEIEDAAGFACATEFIEKLPEKYDYPLTRGATNLSGGQKQRLSIARAFVRKPAILVIDDATSALDAVSEAQVLTNLKEEFSDATVIIIASKISSLLHTDHIIVMDEGKIAEQGTHEELLRHRSLYYDIYLAQGGKEVLPSE, from the coding sequence GTGAATACAATTAAATCTTTGTACCCTTACTTAAAACCTTACAAATGGCTCGCGCTTTTTGCCCCGCTATTGATGGTAATTGAAGTGTTAGCTGACCTTCTTCAGCCTACTATCATGCAGCATATCATTGATTATGGCATTGCAAACAACAATCAAACGTATGTTATTACCCGAAGTATCCTTATGCTCATGTTAGCTATAATTGGCTTAGCTGCTGGTATCGTCTGCGCCATCCTTAGTACAAAAGCGGCAGTAAACTTTTCTACCGATATTCGGAAATCGCTTTTTGAAAAGATTGAAAACCTCTCAAACAGCAACAGAGACAAACTAGGAACTGGTCACTTAATTACTGTCATGACAAATGATGTAACGAGTGTTCAAAACGCATTGAATATGACGCTAAAAGTATTAGTTAGAGGTCCTCTACTTTTTGCCGGAAGTATTGTTATCGTGTTATTAACCGCTCGTTCTTTGTTTCCTATTATCGTCGTGGTCGTCCCTATTTTATTTTTATGCATTTGGTTTGTGATCACGAAAGCTGGAAAACTTTTTAAAAAAGTTCAGCAAAGAGTTGATCGTGTAAATACAAAAGTGCAAGAAAATTTATCAGGGATGCGTGTAGTAAAAGCGTATGTAAGAGAATCATATGAAATCAATCAGTTTAAACAAGCAAACAACTCCTTGACGCGAGCTAATATGAGCGCTGTTCAGCTTATCTCGCTTTTAATGCCCGTTATTTTATTTGTAGTAAATATCGGAATGGTAGCTACTCTATGGCTCGGTGGACTTCAAGTGGAGGCAGACAAAATAGAAGCAGGGGTGATTTTAGCTTTTATTAATTACCTCACGATTATTTTAAACGGACTTATGTCAAGCAGCATGGTCTTGATGCAAATTACGCGTGCATTCCCTTCAGCTGAACGAATCGATTCTGTTTTAAAAACAAAGATAGACATTCCTCCAGCAAACTCTGCTGCTCAAATCAACAGACTTAAAGGTGATCTATCGTTTCAAAACGTTACATACAGCTACAGTAAAAATGGCGAAAACGTATTAAAAGATATTTCATTTACTGCTAGACATGGAGAAACAATTGGCATTATCGGCTCTACTGGAAGCGGAAAATCGACGCTCGCAAAGCTTATTTCCCGCTTATATGATCCTGATGACGGCCAAATCTTCATAGATGGAAAAAATCTTACGGACTATGACGTAAAAGAGCTTCGCTTATCCATTGGATTTATTCCTCAAAAAGCTACGCTGTTTACCGGAACGATTGATATGAATATCCGAATGGGAAAAGAACATGCTTCTTCCTCAGAAATTGAAGATGCTGCGGGTTTTGCATGCGCGACGGAGTTCATTGAAAAACTCCCAGAAAAATATGATTATCCTTTAACGCGGGGAGCTACCAATTTATCAGGAGGGCAAAAGCAGCGTCTTTCAATCGCTCGTGCATTTGTTAGAAAGCCTGCTATTCTCGTCATTGATGATGCAACTTCGGCGTTGGATGCTGTCTCAGAAGCGCAGGTACTAACAAATTTAAAAGAAGAGTTTTCTGATGCGACCGTCATTATTATTGCTTCTAAAATTTCGTCTCTTCTCCATACTGATCATATTATCGTCATGGATGAAGGCAAAATCGCTGAACAAGGGACTCATGAAGAATTGCTTCGTCATCGCTCTCTTTATTACGACATTTATCTTGCACAAGGCGGAAAAGAGGTGTTGCCTAGTGAATAA
- a CDS encoding DUF485 domain-containing protein yields the protein MNENSLKKVNTASSSPDYTEIVQSASFQKLLKQKRNFILPLSLFFLAFYFTLPILTAYTTVLNKPAFASMTWAWVFAFAQFVMTWTLCILYTKRASKFDELVDTIKKEAAN from the coding sequence ATGAATGAAAATTCTTTAAAGAAGGTAAACACTGCTTCTTCCTCTCCTGATTACACAGAAATTGTACAGTCTGCTTCATTTCAAAAGCTTTTGAAACAAAAGCGCAATTTTATTTTACCGCTCTCTCTGTTTTTTCTTGCTTTTTATTTTACGCTGCCTATCTTAACGGCATACACAACCGTCTTAAACAAACCGGCTTTTGCTTCTATGACTTGGGCGTGGGTATTTGCTTTTGCACAGTTTGTGATGACTTGGACCCTATGCATTTTATACACAAAAAGAGCCTCAAAATTTGATGAACTTGTTGACACGATTAAAAAAGAAGCTGCAAATTGA
- a CDS encoding MarR family winged helix-turn-helix transcriptional regulator yields MDQQLIDKLEKLDQVKTSLFELKRKLLEDKISEQPYNLTITKFLILKFIGVSSKRMVAEISSNLKLTSGATTILLNQLEDDALIKRVRDQKDRRIVWISLTEAGETLVNYVIEQRNLFWQDMLFALTPEEQDEYLRMLEKMEKRIRQTVDR; encoded by the coding sequence ATGGATCAGCAGTTAATAGATAAACTAGAAAAACTTGACCAAGTTAAAACCTCATTATTTGAACTCAAGCGGAAGCTCTTGGAAGATAAAATCAGTGAGCAGCCCTATAATTTGACCATTACGAAATTTTTAATTCTAAAATTCATTGGAGTCAGCTCTAAACGTATGGTAGCCGAAATTTCTTCAAATCTAAAGCTAACTTCCGGGGCTACTACCATTTTATTAAATCAATTAGAAGATGATGCACTCATTAAGCGCGTACGTGACCAAAAAGACCGCCGAATTGTATGGATATCATTAACAGAGGCTGGCGAAACATTAGTGAACTATGTAATTGAGCAGCGAAATTTATTTTGGCAAGACATGCTTTTTGCTCTAACTCCTGAAGAACAGGATGAGTACCTCCGCATGCTTGAAAAAATGGAAAAACGAATTAGACAAACTGTGGATCGTTAA
- a CDS encoding IclR family transcriptional regulator — MSEVGTLKKGLDIFSLLLNRPNMTIPEMMEALGFNKSTMYRLVSTLEQNGFIVRNPSNRYTVSPQLVLALVQNTMHTNYEMNWLSVPAMQKLSEETNETIYAGILHHKQMVTTQVVNGQYSTRTHSEVGNKKPLHANAIGKCILAYQEDSVQKSILHELSLEGYTDRTITELDELEADLALSKERGYAIDNEERELGVRCIAAPIFKKGKIMAAIALSGPSVRISQEKDEEHAALVKQCAEQISQAITLYE, encoded by the coding sequence ATGTCCGAGGTTGGAACTTTAAAAAAAGGATTAGATATCTTCTCTTTGCTTTTAAACCGTCCGAATATGACTATTCCAGAAATGATGGAAGCCCTCGGTTTTAATAAGAGTACGATGTATCGTCTTGTGAGCACGCTCGAACAAAACGGATTTATTGTAAGAAACCCGTCTAACCGCTATACGGTTTCACCCCAATTGGTGCTGGCACTCGTGCAAAATACGATGCATACGAACTATGAAATGAATTGGCTCTCTGTTCCGGCTATGCAGAAGCTGAGTGAAGAGACCAATGAGACCATTTACGCGGGAATTCTCCATCATAAACAAATGGTTACAACTCAGGTGGTGAACGGGCAATATAGCACTCGTACGCATTCTGAAGTAGGAAATAAAAAGCCGCTTCATGCAAATGCTATTGGGAAGTGTATTCTTGCCTATCAAGAGGATAGCGTGCAAAAATCTATTCTTCACGAACTTTCGCTTGAAGGTTATACAGATCGAACGATTACCGAGCTGGACGAGCTTGAAGCAGACTTAGCTTTAAGTAAGGAAAGAGGATATGCTATCGACAATGAAGAACGGGAGCTTGGCGTTCGCTGTATTGCGGCCCCTATTTTTAAAAAAGGAAAAATAATGGCAGCTATTGCTTTATCAGGTCCATCCGTTCGTATTTCACAAGAGAAAGACGAAGAACATGCTGCACTTGTTAAGCAATGCGCAGAACAAATTTCACAAGCAATTACTCTTTATGAATAA
- a CDS encoding solute symporter family protein, translating to MNVLAFSLFLAIVGLTLIITYAASKRTKTTSDFYTADGSLTGWQNGMAIAGDYMSAASFLGIAGMVALSGFDGFFYSIGFLVAYLVVLYIVAEPLRNLGKYTMADMIAARFNEKKVRGVAALNTITISIFYMIAQLVGAGALIHLLLGLDYVYSVLIVGVLMTVYVVFGGMTATSWVQIVKALLLMIGTFIISIIVFSKFDFSLAKMFSEMKTATPLGDSFLNPGNKFKNPLDMISLNLALVLGTAGLPHILIRFFTVKDAITARKSVIYATWIIGVFYIMTIFLGFGAAAFVGYDDIIKANAAGNMAAPLLAQVLGGDFLFAFVSAVAFATILAVVAGLVLSAASAFAHDFYSHILRKGAATEKEQVVAARWASIGVSILSIILALFAQNMNVAFLVALAFAVAASANLPIILLTIFWKHFNTSGAVTGMLVGLFSSLFLVAISPNVWAPEPGAAIFVGEPLITLTNPGIISIPLGFLAAFIGTLLSSKKADEKKFDEILVKANTGMGIEEPVKH from the coding sequence ATGAACGTACTAGCTTTTTCACTTTTTTTAGCCATTGTAGGTCTTACGCTAATCATTACGTATGCGGCATCAAAGCGGACAAAAACGACCAGTGATTTTTATACAGCAGACGGAAGTTTAACCGGCTGGCAAAATGGAATGGCGATTGCTGGAGACTATATGTCTGCTGCGTCATTTTTAGGCATAGCAGGAATGGTAGCGCTTTCTGGGTTTGACGGCTTTTTTTACAGCATTGGCTTTTTAGTTGCCTATCTCGTTGTGTTATACATTGTAGCTGAACCACTTCGCAACTTAGGAAAGTACACGATGGCAGACATGATAGCAGCTCGTTTTAACGAAAAGAAAGTGCGGGGAGTTGCTGCGTTAAATACGATCACCATTTCCATTTTTTATATGATTGCGCAGCTGGTTGGAGCAGGAGCATTAATTCATCTATTACTTGGTCTGGATTATGTATACTCTGTCTTGATTGTCGGCGTCTTGATGACGGTTTACGTTGTATTTGGAGGAATGACGGCGACTAGCTGGGTACAGATTGTCAAAGCCTTGCTTCTTATGATTGGTACGTTCATTATTTCCATTATTGTATTTTCAAAATTTGATTTTAGCTTAGCCAAAATGTTTTCTGAGATGAAAACCGCAACTCCTCTTGGTGACAGCTTTTTAAATCCAGGCAATAAATTCAAAAATCCGCTGGACATGATTTCGTTGAATTTAGCTCTTGTTCTTGGTACAGCAGGCTTGCCTCATATCCTTATTCGTTTCTTTACAGTAAAAGATGCCATCACCGCACGAAAGTCTGTTATTTATGCAACGTGGATTATTGGCGTTTTTTACATCATGACTATCTTTTTAGGATTCGGCGCTGCTGCATTCGTAGGATACGATGATATTATCAAAGCAAATGCAGCAGGAAATATGGCAGCTCCCCTGCTCGCTCAAGTTCTTGGTGGAGACTTTCTTTTTGCATTCGTCTCAGCTGTAGCATTTGCTACGATTTTAGCTGTTGTAGCCGGACTGGTGCTCTCAGCAGCTTCAGCATTCGCGCACGACTTCTATAGTCATATTCTTCGTAAAGGAGCTGCTACTGAAAAAGAACAAGTAGTGGCTGCACGATGGGCTTCTATTGGGGTATCCATCCTATCTATTATTCTTGCATTATTCGCTCAAAACATGAACGTAGCATTTTTAGTGGCACTTGCCTTTGCAGTGGCAGCGAGCGCTAACTTGCCAATTATTCTACTTACCATTTTTTGGAAACACTTTAATACATCTGGAGCGGTTACTGGCATGCTGGTTGGGCTATTCAGCTCATTATTTTTAGTCGCCATTAGTCCAAACGTGTGGGCACCTGAGCCGGGAGCTGCTATCTTTGTAGGTGAACCGCTCATCACACTAACAAACCCTGGTATTATCTCTATTCCTCTAGGCTTCTTAGCTGCTTTTATAGGAACACTTCTTTCCTCTAAAAAAGCAGACGAAAAGAAATTTGATGAGATTTTAGTAAAAGCAAATACAGGTATGGGAATCGAAGAGCCTGTTAAACATTAA
- a CDS encoding SDR family oxidoreductase gives MEMSGNTILITGGASGIGLALAERFLNEGNEVIICGRRESKLQEAKEKFPSLHTKVCDVSIEESRVELVKWATETFPKLNVIVNNAGIQQRVNLLHMQEEWQYYEKELMSNVSAPIHLISLLIPHFVQQERAAVINVTSGLSLTPGAWVPIYSATKAALRSFTISLRHQVEGTNTEVIEILPPAVNTDLGGPGLHTFGAPLDDFADSIFKELKKGKIEIGYEDSAKRLHASKEEIEKATVQAWNGFLKNNPEF, from the coding sequence ATGGAAATGTCAGGAAACACCATTTTAATTACGGGCGGAGCGTCAGGGATTGGGTTGGCACTTGCAGAACGTTTTTTAAATGAAGGAAATGAAGTTATTATTTGTGGAAGGCGGGAATCAAAGCTGCAAGAAGCAAAAGAAAAATTTCCTTCATTACATACAAAAGTGTGTGACGTATCAATAGAAGAAAGCAGAGTAGAGTTAGTAAAATGGGCGACTGAAACGTTCCCAAAATTAAATGTTATTGTGAATAATGCAGGCATTCAGCAGCGCGTAAATCTTTTACACATGCAGGAAGAGTGGCAGTACTATGAAAAAGAATTAATGAGTAATGTAAGTGCACCTATTCATTTGATTTCGTTATTGATTCCTCATTTCGTTCAACAAGAACGTGCAGCGGTTATTAACGTAACATCCGGGCTGTCTCTAACACCTGGAGCATGGGTGCCAATCTACAGTGCAACAAAAGCGGCCTTGAGGTCGTTTACGATTAGTTTAAGACATCAAGTAGAAGGAACAAATACCGAAGTAATAGAAATTCTTCCTCCAGCCGTGAACACAGATTTAGGAGGACCGGGTCTTCATACATTTGGAGCACCTCTTGATGACTTTGCTGATTCAATATTTAAAGAATTGAAAAAAGGTAAAATCGAAATTGGCTATGAAGATAGTGCTAAGAGGCTTCATGCTTCCAAAGAAGAAATTGAGAAAGCTACAGTACAGGCTTGGAATGGATTTTTAAAAAACAATCCTGAATTTTAA